Proteins co-encoded in one Populus trichocarpa isolate Nisqually-1 chromosome 10, P.trichocarpa_v4.1, whole genome shotgun sequence genomic window:
- the LOC7477173 gene encoding uncharacterized protein LOC7477173 isoform X1, whose product MAQLVKKLSFFLGMLKEVTVILFLGLAVWAYQATQPPPPKICGTLGGPPITAPRMKLRDGRHLSYKEHGVSKETAKAKIILVHGFASTKHDIMSMTEPVLDVVEELRLYFVSFDRPGYGESDPDPRRTPKSLALDIEELADHLGLGYKFYVMGFSMGGQVVWGCLKYIPHRLSGATLIAPVVNYWWPGFPANLSAEAYYRQIRQDHWALYVAHHAPWLTYWWNTQKWFPASAVISMKPDILSRQDLELLPLIAEKRSNRPQATLQGVFESLHRDLMIGFGKWEFDPMDLENPFPNNEGSVHLWQGDEDIMVPFSLQRYIAQRLPWINYHEVPGAGHLFTAIPQNFGQILKVPFLGRD is encoded by the exons ATGGCCCAGCTTGTGAAAAAACTCTCATTTTTCCTAGGGATGCTCAAGGAGGTTACTGTGATCTTATTTCTTGGGTTGGCGGTATGGGCATATCAGGCCACCCAGCCACCACCTCCAAAGATTTGTGGAACCCTGGGTGGCCCTCCCATTACAGCGCCTAGAATGAAGCTGAGGGATGGGAGGCATTTGTCCTACAAGGAGCATGGCGTCTCTAAAGAAACTGCCAAAGCTAAGATCATACTTGTTCATGGTTTTGCCTCTACGAAACATGATATAATGAGTATGACAGAACCCGTTCTg GATGTTGTTGAGGAGCTGCGGTTGTACTTTGTGTCCTTTGATCGGCCAGGTTACGGAGAAAGCGATCCAGATCCCAGGCGAACTCCTAAAAGTTTAGCTTTAGATATAGAAGAGCTTGCTGATCATTTAGGACTAggatataaattttatgtgatGGGATTCTCCATGGGAGGCCAAGTGGTTTGGGGCTGCCTCAAGTACATCCCTCATAG GCTATCAGGAGCGACACTAATTGCTCCTGTTGTCAACTATTGGTGGCCTGGCTTTCCTGCGAACTTATCAGCAGAAGCCTACTACCGACAGATACGACAGGATCATTGGGCATTATATGTTGCTCACCATGCTCCATGGCTCACCTACTGGTGGAACACTCAGAAATGGTTTCCTGCATCAGCTGTTATATCCATGAAGCCTGATATTTTATCCCGCCAGGATTTAGAACTCCTACCCTTGATCGCAGAGAAGAGAAGCAACAGG CCACAAGCAACGCTGCAAGGAGTGTTTGAATCCTTACATCGAGACCTGATGATTGGATTTGGGAAGTGGGAATTTGATCCCATGGACCTTGAGAATCCTTTTCCTAACAATGAAGGCTCAGTTCATCTATGGCAGGGTGATGAAGATATAATGGTGCCTTTTAGCTTGCAGCGATATATTGCCCAAAGACTTCCATGGATTAACTACCATGAGGTTCCTGGTGCTGGACATTTATTCACCGCAATCCCACAGAACTTCGGACAGATTTTAAAGGTTCCTTTTCTGGGAAGGGATTGA
- the LOC7477169 gene encoding germin-like protein subfamily 3 member 2, whose protein sequence is MALMVAVFFAILFQGYVSLASDPDPVRDFCLANTDSATNIPCKNSSDATVEDFIFSGIKSHGKFSETGLASIPVNVNNFPGLNTLGMSLVRADFEAGGVNVPHFHPRATEVAYVLEGKIYSGFVDTQNKVFAKVLEKGEVMVFPKGLVHFQMNVGDKPATIVGSFNSENPGSMKIPTAVFGCGIKEELLEKAFGLKGKDISK, encoded by the exons ATGGCCTTAATGGTGGCAGTCTTTTTTGCCATTCTCTTTCAAGGTTATGTGTCCTTGGCTTCTGATCCTGATCCAGTTCGTGACTTCTGCTTAGCCAATACTGATTCTGCAACCAACATCCCCTGCAAGAACTCATCGGATGCCACAGTAGAGGATTTCATATTTTCTGGGATCAAATCTCATGGAAAATTCAGTGAAACGGGGCTAGCATCGATTCCTGTCAACGTGAATAACTTCCCGGGCCTGAACACACTAGGCATGTCACTTGTTCGTGCAGATTTTGAAGCTGGTGGTGTCAATGTGCCTCATTTCCATCCAAGAGCAACAGAGGTTGCGTATGTGCTCGAGGGGAAGATTTATTCAGGATTTGTCGACACGCAGAACAAAGTTTTTGCTAAAGTGCTTGAAAAAGGTGAGGTCATGGTGTTTCCAAAGGGTCTAGTACACTTCCAGATGAATGTTGGAGATAAACCAGCAACTATTGTGGGCAGTTTTAATAGCGAAAATCCTGGATCGATGAAGATTCCTACTGCGGTATTCGGATGTGGAATCAAGGAAGAGCTTTTGGAGAAGGCTTTTGGGTTGAAGGGTAAGGACATCTCCAAG TAA
- the LOC7477172 gene encoding diphosphomevalonate decarboxylase MVD2, peroxisomal codes for MAGKPWVRMVTAQTPTNIAVIKYWGKRDETLILPVNDSISVTLDPAHLCTTTTVAVSPSFDQDRMWLNGKEISLSGGRYQNCLREIRAQACDAEDEEKGIKITKKDWEKLHVHVASYNNFPTAAGLASSAAGFACLVFALAKLMNAKEDNSELSAIARQGSGSACRSLFGGFVKWIMGKAEDGSDSLAVQLVDEKHWDELVIIIAVVSSRQKETSSTTGMRDSVETSLLLQHRAKEVVPKRIKQMEEAIKNRDFGSFAQLTCADSNQFHAVCLDTCPPIFYMNDTSHRIISCVEKWNRSEETPQVAYTFDAGPNAVLIAHNRKAATQLLQKLLFYFPPSSDADLNSYVIGDKSILKDAGIEDMKDVEALSPPPEIKNAQRSKGDVSYFICTKPGRGPVLLSDESQALLHPETGLPK; via the exons ATGGCAGGGAAACCATGGGTGAGGATGGTGACTGCACAGACACCAACAAATATAGCTGTGATAAAGTACTGGGGCAAGAGAGATGAGACCTTGATTTTGCCTGTTAATGATAGCATAAGTGTCACTCTTGATCCGGCTCATCTTTGTACAACCACAACTGTTGCTGTTAGTCCTAGTTTTGACCAGGATCGGATGTGGCTCAATGGAAAG GAGATTTCCCTTTCTGGAGGCAGGTACCAAAATTGTTTAAGGGAAATTCGTGCCCAGGCTTGTGATGCTGAGGATGAAGAGAAGGGTATCAAGATTACAAAGAAGGATTGGGAGAAATTGCATGTGCATGTTGCATCATACAACAATTTCCCTACTGCTGCTGGACTGGCTTCCTCTGCAGCTGGCTTTGCTTGTCTTG TTTTTGCCCTTGCAAAGCTGATGAATGCAAAAGAAGACAATAGTGAACTTTCTGCTATTGCAAG GCAAGGTTCTGGCAGTGCCTGTCGCAGTTTATTTGGTGGATTTGTGAAGTGGATCATGGGAAAA GCTGAGGATGGAAGTGATAGCCTTGCTGTTCAACTTGTAGACGAAAAGCACTGGGATgaacttgttattattatcgctgtg GTAAGTTCACGGCAGAAAGAAACAAGTAGCACCACAGGAATGCGGGACAGTGTTGAAACTAGCTTGCTTTTGCAACACAGAGCTAAG GAAGTTGTACCGAAACGCATTAAACAAATGGAAGAAGCCATAAAGAATCGTGATTTTGGATCTTTTGCACAATTAACCTGTGCAGATAGCAATCAGTTCCATGCAGTCTGCTTGGATACATGTCCCCCAATATTCTACATGAATGATACATCTCACAG GATAATCAGCTGTGTTGAAAAATGGAATCGCTCAGAAGAAACACCTcag GTAGCTTATACGTTTGATGCTGGGCCCAATGCAGTTCTGATTGCACATAATAGAAAGGCTGCTACCCAGTTATTGCAGAAGCTGCTTTTTTACTTCCCTCCAAGTTCCGATGCTGATTTGAACAG TTATGTTATAGGTGATAAGTCCATACTAAAAGATGCTGGGATTGAAGATATGAAGGATGTGGAAGCTTTGTCACCACCTCCAGAAATTAAGAATGCCCAGAGAAGCAAAGGAGATGTCAGTTATTTCATCTGTACGAAACCTGGTAGAGGTCCTGTTTTGCTCTCTGATGAAAGCCAGGCTCTTCTCCATCCTGAAACTGGGCTGCCCAAATGA
- the LOC18102779 gene encoding uncharacterized protein LOC18102779: MATSETVIKDMYDVGLKPRMIRTLLKEDVPDDKIPFDSPSKLSRIISCIQSHKLLSEPSITDNNKQIERWKSSVNDWVTRLLSLISKTTTTPDKCWAGICLLGVTCQECNADRFLGSYAAWFDKMLTHIQSRGDSQFVKVAACTSISDLITRLAGFPNVKKEGTSLSGKVIQPVLKLLNEDSSEAVLEGAIHLLCTVISSFPATLQRHHESVEAAITSKIFSGKFSVNLMKKLAHCLALLPKSKGDEDSWISAMRKVLLLVNGYLTEIFTGLEEETKWDEAVRLLVPPGEVPPPSLWGQKLLEDTSDKERKRSKLCSISMFMLSCCEMLTNSYPVQVSVPVRSLLALVERVLMVNGSLSPTTSSFVILAEQEFICSELPVLHSYALELLASVIKGIRSQLLPHAAYIVRLVKEYFKRCELPELRIKVYSITKLLLMSMGIGIAIYLAQEVVNCSLHDLNPILDGTSFHANAKSELLLPPLHRKRKHGATGSLEQLHDRIGLEVETSKNRPTAISVKIAALGALETLLTVGGGLRSESWRSKVDNLLITIATESCKEGWVSDESKTFLPNESTLTCSDLQLAALHALLASLLSPSGVRPPHLAPALELFRRGRQEIGTKVSEFCAYALLALEVLIHPRALPLADFPSASSFNEVNHRFPENIYSVAQKHSNPYSSGVQDTGHGLSDSDDDLYKSWLDSSKETEAPVGKSMDTERPSETLRVQQGENIPVAGSSGAKSPRRNGHSPAAASADIEMRRGDETMVDSQQLQESMEQHQESSKGASIPTVTGDPNVTTVDLTSFASKDDALNSRDTEMASVQAVVAGESDGLATKDGNTTTLSAQKGTTFAIEDDNQPTDSLPDIVDVDPDSD, translated from the exons ATGGCGACTTCAGAAACTGTGATTAAGGACATGTACGACGTCGGATTAAAACCTCGTATGATCCGTACGCTTCTAAAAGAAGATGTCCCTGACGATAAAATCCCATTTGATTCTCCATCAAAACTCTCCCGTATTATCTCCTGCATTCAGTCTCACAAACTCTTATCAGAGCCTTCAATCACTGATAACAACAAACAAATCGAACGGTGGAAGTCCTCCGTCAATGATTGGGTCACTCGCTTGTTGTCTCTTATCAGTAAAACCACCACCACACCAGATAAATGCTGGGCTGGAATTTGCTTGTTGGGGGTGACGTGTCAAGAGTGTAATGCCGACCGGTTTCTGGGGTCTTATGCTGCTTGGTTTGATAAAATGTTAACGCATATTCAG TCACGAGGGGATTCTCAGTTTGTGAAGGTGGCTGCTTGTACCTCGATATCGGATTTGATCACAAG GTTGGCGGGATTTCCAAATGTGAAAAAGGAGGGGACTTCACTTTCTGGAAAAGTCATTCAACCTGTTTTAAAGCTGTTGAATGAGGATAGTTCAGAGGCTGTATTG GAAGGAGCAATTCATCTGTTATGCACTGTTATATCTTCCTTTCCTGCTACACTTCAGCGTCATCATGAAAGT GTCGAAGCTGCTattacatcaaaaatattttcaggaaAATTCAGTGTAAATTTGATGAAG AAGCTAGCTCATTGCCTAGCATTGCTTCCCAAATCAAAGGGAGATGAAGATAGCTGGATTTCAGCAATGAGGAAGGTTCTGTTATTGGTAAATGGTTACCTAACTGAAATCTTCACCGGTCTAGAGGAAG AAACAAAATGGGATGAAGCTGTTAGATTATTGGTTCCGCCAGGAGAAGTTCCTCCACCTTCTTTATGGGGTCAAAAGTTGTTAGAGGATACCTCAgacaaggaaagaaagagatCCAAGCTGTGTAGTATCTCTATGTTCATGCTTAGCTGTTGTGAAATGCTTACAAATTCATATCCTGTCCAG GTTTCAGTGCCTGTTCGCTCATTACTGGCCCTTGTTGAGAGAGTGCTGATGGTCAATGGCTCATTGTCACCAACCACATCATCCTTTGTGATTTTAGCAGAACAAGAGTTCATTTGCTCTGAACTTCCAGTTCTGCACTCATATGCTTTGGAACTTCTTGCTTCAGTCATAAAGGGGATTCGCAG TCAACTATTGCCACATGCTGCATATATTGTGAGGCTtgttaaagaatattttaagagATGTGAGTTACCAGAGTTAAGGATAAAAGTCTACTCCATCACAAAGTTGTTGTTGATGTCCATGGGTATTG GAATAGCGATATATCTTGCACAAGAAGTTGTCAACTGCTCTCTTCATGATTTAAATCCCATCCTTGATGGTACATCTTTTCATGCAAATGCAAAATCCGAACTTTTGCTGCCACCTTTACACAGAAAGAGAAAGCATGGTGCGACTGGATCTCTTGAACAGCTCCATGACAGAATTGGTTTGGAGGTGGAAACATCCAAGAACCGTCCAACAGCGATTTCTGTGAAGATAGCTGCACTCGGGGCATTGGAAACTCTTCTAACTGTG GGTGGCGGTTTGAGATCCGAGTCTTGGCGTTCAAAAGTTGATAATCTTTTGATAACTATTGCAACAGAATCCTGTAAAGAAGGATGGGTTAGTGATGAAAGCAAAACTTTCTTGCCCAATGAATCAACCCTAACATGCTCAGATTTACAGTTAGCAGCATTACATGCACTTTTGGCATCTCTCCTTTCTCCTTCTGGTGTACGTCCCCCACATTTAGCTCCTGCTCTTGAGCTTTTCCGTAGAG GCAGGCAAGAAATTGGAACAAAAGTATCTGAATTTTGTGCCTACGCACTCCTAGCCTTGGAGGTGCTTATACACCCCCGGGCACTTCCGCTGGCTGATTTTCCCTCTGCGAGCTCCTTCAATGAAGTTAACCACAGATTCCCAGAGAATATATACTCTGTTGCCCAGAAGCACAGTAACCCATATTCAAGTGGCGTGCAGGACACAGGACATGGCCTTTCTGATTCAGATGATGATTTGTATAAGAGTTGGCTGGATAGTAGCAAGGAAACAGAGGCTCCAGTGGGTAAAAGTATGGACACTGAAAGGCCTTCTGAAACTCTAAGGGTTCAACAGGGAGAAAATATTCCCGTGGCTGGTTCATCAGGTGCAAAAAGTCCTCGGAGAAATGGGCACAGCCCAGCAGCTGCTAGTGCAGACATAGAGATGAGGCGTGGTGATGAAACAATGGTTGACTCACAGCAATTGCAAGAATCCATGGAGCAGCATCAGGAATCTTCCAAAGGTGCCTCCATTCCTACTGTTACTGGTGATCCAAATGTTACCACCGTGGACTTGACAAGTTTTGCTTCGAAAGATGATGCATTAAATTCCAGGGATACTGAAATGGCATCAGTGCAAGCCGTTGTGGCAGGTGAAAGTGACGGGCTTGCCACCAAAGATGGAAACACAACAACCTTAAGTGCTCAGAAAGGTACGACATTTGCTATTGAAGATGATAATCAACCAACTGATTCTCTCCCTGATATTGTGGATGTTGATCCAGATTCTGATTAG
- the LOC7477173 gene encoding uncharacterized protein LOC7477173 isoform X2 has product MLKEVTVILFLGLAVWAYQATQPPPPKICGTLGGPPITAPRMKLRDGRHLSYKEHGVSKETAKAKIILVHGFASTKHDIMSMTEPVLDVVEELRLYFVSFDRPGYGESDPDPRRTPKSLALDIEELADHLGLGYKFYVMGFSMGGQVVWGCLKYIPHRLSGATLIAPVVNYWWPGFPANLSAEAYYRQIRQDHWALYVAHHAPWLTYWWNTQKWFPASAVISMKPDILSRQDLELLPLIAEKRSNRPQATLQGVFESLHRDLMIGFGKWEFDPMDLENPFPNNEGSVHLWQGDEDIMVPFSLQRYIAQRLPWINYHEVPGAGHLFTAIPQNFGQILKVPFLGRD; this is encoded by the exons ATGCTCAAGGAGGTTACTGTGATCTTATTTCTTGGGTTGGCGGTATGGGCATATCAGGCCACCCAGCCACCACCTCCAAAGATTTGTGGAACCCTGGGTGGCCCTCCCATTACAGCGCCTAGAATGAAGCTGAGGGATGGGAGGCATTTGTCCTACAAGGAGCATGGCGTCTCTAAAGAAACTGCCAAAGCTAAGATCATACTTGTTCATGGTTTTGCCTCTACGAAACATGATATAATGAGTATGACAGAACCCGTTCTg GATGTTGTTGAGGAGCTGCGGTTGTACTTTGTGTCCTTTGATCGGCCAGGTTACGGAGAAAGCGATCCAGATCCCAGGCGAACTCCTAAAAGTTTAGCTTTAGATATAGAAGAGCTTGCTGATCATTTAGGACTAggatataaattttatgtgatGGGATTCTCCATGGGAGGCCAAGTGGTTTGGGGCTGCCTCAAGTACATCCCTCATAG GCTATCAGGAGCGACACTAATTGCTCCTGTTGTCAACTATTGGTGGCCTGGCTTTCCTGCGAACTTATCAGCAGAAGCCTACTACCGACAGATACGACAGGATCATTGGGCATTATATGTTGCTCACCATGCTCCATGGCTCACCTACTGGTGGAACACTCAGAAATGGTTTCCTGCATCAGCTGTTATATCCATGAAGCCTGATATTTTATCCCGCCAGGATTTAGAACTCCTACCCTTGATCGCAGAGAAGAGAAGCAACAGG CCACAAGCAACGCTGCAAGGAGTGTTTGAATCCTTACATCGAGACCTGATGATTGGATTTGGGAAGTGGGAATTTGATCCCATGGACCTTGAGAATCCTTTTCCTAACAATGAAGGCTCAGTTCATCTATGGCAGGGTGATGAAGATATAATGGTGCCTTTTAGCTTGCAGCGATATATTGCCCAAAGACTTCCATGGATTAACTACCATGAGGTTCCTGGTGCTGGACATTTATTCACCGCAATCCCACAGAACTTCGGACAGATTTTAAAGGTTCCTTTTCTGGGAAGGGATTGA
- the LOC7477170 gene encoding germin-like protein subfamily 3 member 2: MALMVRILFVILFIGFVASDPNPVQDYCIAVTDSETYIPCKNPSLVTVEDFIFSGLNSTGNFSETGQAVLSVNVNNFPGLRTQGVSLARADFEVGGFALPHAHPRATEAVCVLEGTFYSGFIDSQQKVFAKVIEQGDVIVIPRGLVHFHKNIGEIQGTLLGIYNSENPGKSMFPTAAFGCEVKEELFEKVRGKLHLCGKAEAGFN; encoded by the exons ATGGCCTTAATGGTGAGAATCTTGTTTGTCATTCTCTTCATTGGCTTTGTGGCTTCTGACCCTAACCCGGTCCAAGACTACTGCATAGCCGTTACAGATTCTGAAACCTACATCCCATGCAAGAATCCATCACTTGTCACCGTAGAAGATTTCATATTTTCCGGTTTAAATTCTACAGGAAATTTCAGCGAAACAGGGCAAGCAGTACTTTCTGTCAATGTAAACAACTTTCCAGGACTAAGAACACAGGGTGTTTCACTTGCTCGTGCTGATTTTGAAGTTGGTGGTTTCGCTTTGCCTCATGCGCATCCAAGagcaacagaggctgtatgtgTGCTGGAGGGGACATTTTATTCAGGGTTTATTGATTCACAGCAAAAAGTTTTTGCTAAGGTGATTGAACAGGGTGACGTGATTGTAATTCCAAGGGGCCTAGTGCACTTCCATAAGAATATTGGAGAAATACAAGGAACACTCCTGGGCATCTATAACAGCGAAAATCCTGGAAAGTCGATGTTTCCAACTGCGGCATTTGGATGTGAAGTGAAGGAAGAACTTTTCGAGAAG GTGAGGGGAAAGTTACATTTGTGTGGAAAGGCTGAAGCTGGCTTTAATTAG